A window of Acinetobacter sp. TR3 contains these coding sequences:
- a CDS encoding SIR2 family NAD-dependent protein deacylase codes for MQQLSPIEIGRIKNLFSKADSLIISAGAGMGIDSGLPDFRGNQGMWRAYPELGKQRIDFSEIANPAAFKFQPHLAWGFYGHRLALYRQTMPHQGFNLLKQLAERLALPYFIFTSNVDGQFQKAGFDPNQIYECHGSIHHLQCSEPCQLKTWSANELTPEIDHQNCQWLGKLPLCPHCGTLSRPNILMFNDYAWVSQRHTQQARRLEIFLEAHNHPIVIEIGAGTAIPTVRYFSERFAPQLIRINPREAMLPSKGGVSIAENAVIGIQNIYQILIK; via the coding sequence ATGCAGCAGCTCAGCCCCATCGAAATTGGAAGAATTAAAAATTTATTCTCAAAAGCCGATAGCCTAATTATCAGTGCGGGTGCAGGTATGGGCATTGATTCAGGTCTGCCCGACTTTCGAGGCAATCAAGGCATGTGGCGAGCTTATCCAGAACTTGGTAAACAACGTATCGACTTTAGCGAAATAGCCAATCCAGCAGCATTTAAATTTCAGCCACATTTAGCATGGGGTTTTTATGGACATCGTTTGGCACTATATCGTCAAACCATGCCACATCAAGGTTTTAATTTACTCAAACAACTGGCTGAAAGGTTAGCACTACCCTACTTTATATTTACTTCGAATGTTGATGGGCAGTTTCAAAAAGCAGGTTTTGATCCAAACCAAATTTATGAGTGTCATGGCTCTATCCACCATCTTCAATGCTCAGAACCTTGCCAACTCAAAACATGGTCAGCAAATGAATTAACGCCTGAGATTGATCATCAAAATTGTCAATGGCTAGGAAAACTTCCACTATGTCCACATTGTGGAACGTTATCCCGTCCAAATATTCTGATGTTTAATGATTATGCTTGGGTCAGCCAAAGACATACTCAACAAGCAAGACGCTTAGAAATTTTTTTAGAAGCCCACAATCACCCTATCGTCATTGAAATAGGTGCAGGTACAGCGATTCCAACAGTCCGTTATTTTAGTGAGCGTTTCGCACCACAACTCATCCGAATCAATCCTCGTGAAGCAATGCTTCCATCCAAGGGAGGAGTCTCAATCGCAGAAAATGCAGTCATTGGTATTCAAAATATTTATCAGATTCTAATCAAATAA
- the holA gene encoding DNA polymerase III subunit delta produces the protein MKLDYVQALKRINEARGAWIIHGQEPLLEQNLLDAFRKSWQQHEVERQRYDISSVNDWKNVFNALNSLSLFSQQLAIEVHGNIKPDANGLKLLKNYIQHNEHNLLLIVLPKQDSSSLKSAFFQVVEANGVVVSLTATYPQDRQKILNLEAEKLGIQLNNDSWQWLMQHHEHNLLAAKNSLMRVADTFPDIQKIQIEQLYACLQDQSRYTTYDLSDALLAGNLAQSIKIYQYLIAAGEPDSLILWTLNKEMRLLMQLFEQPHNAIQIGIWKTKVSQYQQALRRLNPRQFLLWPELLLRIDAAIKGMSKENSEHLMLQAVGELCGNRLFSS, from the coding sequence ATGAAGTTAGATTATGTTCAAGCATTAAAACGTATCAATGAAGCCCGTGGCGCATGGATCATTCATGGGCAAGAACCTTTGCTTGAGCAAAATCTACTTGATGCATTCCGTAAAAGTTGGCAACAGCATGAAGTTGAACGTCAGCGTTATGACATTAGCAGTGTTAATGACTGGAAGAATGTCTTTAATGCGCTGAATAGTTTATCGCTATTTTCACAACAACTCGCCATTGAAGTACATGGCAATATCAAGCCTGATGCCAACGGCCTAAAACTGCTGAAAAACTATATTCAACATAATGAACATAACTTATTGCTGATCGTTTTGCCTAAACAAGACAGCAGCAGTTTAAAGTCTGCCTTTTTCCAAGTCGTGGAGGCCAATGGTGTTGTAGTTTCTTTGACCGCAACCTATCCACAAGACCGACAAAAAATCTTAAATTTAGAAGCAGAAAAATTAGGCATTCAGCTAAATAATGATTCTTGGCAATGGCTGATGCAGCACCATGAACATAATCTACTCGCAGCTAAAAACAGCCTAATGCGTGTGGCAGATACCTTTCCTGATATACAAAAAATTCAGATTGAACAGCTATATGCTTGTTTGCAAGATCAATCACGTTATACCACTTATGATCTGAGCGATGCGCTACTTGCTGGTAACTTGGCGCAATCCATTAAGATTTATCAATATTTAATTGCGGCTGGTGAACCTGACAGTCTAATTTTGTGGACATTAAATAAAGAAATGCGTCTTTTGATGCAACTCTTTGAGCAGCCCCATAATGCGATACAAATTGGTATTTGGAAAACTAAAGTATCACAATATCAACAAGCTTTACGTCGGCTGAATCCAAGACAGTTCTTGCTTTGGCCTGAACTGTTGTTACGCATTGATGCTGCAATTAAAGGGATGTCTAAAGAAAATTCAGAGCATCTTATGCTACAGGCGGTCGGAGAGTTATGTGGCAACCGCCTGTTCTCATCATAA
- a CDS encoding LPS-assembly lipoprotein LptE produces the protein MHLVQRVAAVVLTLGLSAGLVGCGFHLKGSYPTATPLVYNKLTLVLPDNTDELENRLSIYLSATGVQLSNANDAYVLRILDYTPRRQLLNGKLTEVLLRLTVTFQIEDRQGNKITEPRTLTASRTYQYDVATVNTDNQQEAYLNRIVIDDIAQQVTRQIAANRLPKAQP, from the coding sequence ATGCATTTAGTTCAACGTGTTGCAGCAGTTGTATTAACTTTAGGTCTAAGTGCAGGCCTAGTTGGCTGTGGCTTTCATTTAAAGGGAAGCTATCCAACGGCAACACCATTGGTTTATAACAAACTCACTTTGGTTTTACCTGACAATACCGATGAACTCGAAAATCGTTTAAGTATCTATCTTAGTGCTACAGGCGTACAACTCAGTAATGCCAATGATGCCTATGTACTTCGTATTTTAGATTACACGCCTCGTCGCCAGTTATTGAATGGTAAATTGACTGAAGTGCTATTGCGTTTAACCGTGACTTTCCAAATCGAAGATCGCCAAGGTAATAAAATTACTGAACCACGCACACTCACCGCATCACGTACTTACCAATATGATGTGGCAACAGTAAACACCGATAACCAACAAGAAGCTTATTTGAATCGAATCGTGATTGATGATATTGCTCAGCAAGTGACACGTCAGATTGCAGCCAATCGTTTACCCAAAGCTCAACCATAA
- the leuS gene encoding leucine--tRNA ligase, whose protein sequence is MTTSHIDSEYQASAIEPQVQQDWDNRKVFKVADTVEGKHRYILSMFPYPSGKLHMGHVRNYTIGDVISRFYRLKGETVLQPMGWDAFGLPAENAAIAHQVAPAKWTFENIAYMRDQLKKLGLSVDWDREFATCTPEYYHWEQWLFVQLYKKGLIYRKLSTVNWDPVDQTVLANEQVENGRGWRSGALVEKRDIPMYYFRITDYAQELLDDLDTLKDGWPQQVLTMQRNWIGRSTGMEITFPSANTEIYADGLTVYTTRADTLMGVTYVAVAAEHPMALKASENNPELAAFIEECRMGSVAEADLATAEKKGMATGLFVKHPVTGEDLPVWIANYVLMSYGSGAVMAVPAHDERDFEFANKFNLAIKQVIDARGADDAEYSATEWQEWYGSKEGKLVNSGEFNGLAFQAAFDAFLAKLEPQTLANAKVQFRLRDWGVSRQRYWGCPIPMINCNSCGQVTVPEDQLPVVLPTDVVPDGSGNPLNKMPEFYETKCPSCGGDARRETDTLDTFVESSWYYARYASPDFTGGMVKPEAAQSWLPVNQYIGGVEHAILHLLYARFFHKLMRDEGVVQGNEPFTNLLTQGMVLADTFYREAESGKKTWFNPADIELERDEKGRILSAKYSGDGQEVVIGGQEKMSKSKNNGIDPQAIIDQYGADTARVFMMFAAPPDQSLEWSDAGVEGANRFLKRVWRLAAGFLEKGNQATAIDTVNLSKDAQDLRRKTHETIQKVGDDIERRHAFNTSIAALMELLNATNKFEAKDDNDAAVAREAITTLLTLLAPFAPHLSQTLLAQFSIDINTTLFPQVDESALTRNTQTIVVQVNGKLRGKLDVAVDISKDELLALAKALPEVQQFLTGPTKKEIVVPNKLVNLVV, encoded by the coding sequence ATGACGACTTCTCACATTGACTCCGAATATCAAGCAAGTGCCATTGAGCCTCAAGTTCAACAAGACTGGGACAATCGCAAAGTTTTTAAAGTTGCAGACACTGTAGAGGGCAAACATCGCTATATCCTGTCGATGTTCCCCTACCCAAGTGGCAAACTGCATATGGGGCATGTGCGTAACTACACCATTGGTGACGTGATCAGCCGTTTTTATCGTTTAAAAGGCGAAACTGTATTACAACCAATGGGTTGGGATGCATTTGGTTTGCCTGCTGAAAATGCAGCGATTGCACACCAAGTTGCACCAGCAAAATGGACTTTTGAAAACATCGCATATATGCGTGACCAATTAAAAAAATTGGGCTTGTCAGTCGATTGGGATCGTGAGTTTGCGACCTGCACACCAGAGTACTACCATTGGGAACAATGGTTATTCGTACAACTTTATAAGAAAGGCTTGATCTATCGTAAGCTTTCAACAGTCAACTGGGATCCTGTAGACCAGACTGTGTTAGCTAACGAGCAAGTTGAAAATGGTCGTGGCTGGCGTTCTGGTGCATTGGTTGAAAAACGCGATATTCCAATGTACTACTTCCGCATTACCGACTATGCACAAGAATTATTAGACGATTTAGACACATTAAAAGACGGTTGGCCACAACAGGTCTTAACCATGCAACGTAACTGGATTGGTCGTTCTACAGGGATGGAAATCACCTTCCCTTCTGCCAATACTGAAATTTATGCAGATGGTCTAACTGTTTATACCACGCGTGCTGATACCTTGATGGGTGTGACCTATGTTGCTGTTGCAGCAGAACACCCTATGGCACTTAAAGCATCTGAAAATAATCCTGAACTTGCTGCATTTATTGAAGAATGCCGTATGGGTTCAGTCGCAGAAGCTGATTTAGCCACTGCTGAAAAGAAAGGCATGGCAACAGGCTTATTCGTGAAGCATCCAGTTACAGGTGAAGATCTCCCTGTTTGGATTGCGAACTATGTGTTGATGTCATACGGTTCAGGCGCTGTAATGGCAGTTCCTGCACATGATGAGCGTGATTTTGAATTTGCCAATAAATTCAATTTAGCAATCAAACAAGTGATTGATGCCAGAGGTGCTGATGATGCTGAATACTCAGCAACTGAATGGCAAGAATGGTATGGTTCTAAAGAAGGCAAATTGGTAAATTCTGGCGAGTTTAATGGTTTAGCATTCCAAGCCGCTTTTGATGCCTTCCTTGCAAAATTAGAACCACAAACTTTAGCGAATGCTAAGGTTCAATTCCGTTTACGTGACTGGGGTGTTTCTCGTCAGCGTTACTGGGGTTGCCCAATTCCAATGATCAACTGTAATAGCTGTGGTCAAGTCACCGTTCCAGAAGATCAATTACCTGTGGTATTACCAACCGATGTAGTTCCCGATGGTTCGGGTAACCCATTGAACAAGATGCCTGAATTCTACGAAACTAAGTGTCCAAGCTGTGGTGGCGACGCACGTCGTGAAACCGATACTTTGGATACGTTCGTAGAATCATCTTGGTACTATGCACGTTATGCATCTCCAGACTTTACGGGTGGTATGGTAAAACCTGAAGCGGCGCAAAGCTGGCTTCCAGTAAACCAATATATCGGTGGTGTTGAACACGCAATTCTGCACTTACTTTATGCGCGTTTCTTCCATAAGTTGATGCGTGATGAAGGCGTGGTACAAGGTAATGAACCATTTACCAACTTGCTCACTCAAGGCATGGTGTTGGCAGACACCTTCTACCGTGAAGCAGAGAGTGGCAAAAAAACTTGGTTTAACCCTGCTGACATCGAATTAGAACGTGACGAAAAAGGTCGCATTCTATCTGCGAAATATTCAGGTGATGGTCAGGAAGTTGTGATCGGCGGACAAGAAAAAATGTCTAAGTCGAAAAACAATGGTATTGATCCACAAGCCATTATTGATCAATACGGCGCAGATACTGCTCGTGTCTTCATGATGTTTGCTGCACCACCTGATCAATCATTAGAATGGTCAGATGCAGGTGTTGAAGGCGCAAACCGTTTCTTGAAACGTGTCTGGCGTTTAGCAGCGGGTTTCCTTGAAAAAGGCAATCAGGCGACTGCAATTGATACAGTAAACCTATCGAAAGATGCGCAAGATTTACGTCGCAAAACCCATGAAACCATCCAAAAAGTGGGTGATGACATCGAACGTCGTCATGCGTTCAATACTTCTATTGCAGCATTGATGGAATTATTGAATGCGACCAACAAATTTGAAGCAAAAGATGACAATGATGCGGCTGTTGCACGTGAAGCAATTACAACTTTATTGACTTTACTTGCACCATTTGCACCACATTTAAGTCAAACACTTTTAGCACAGTTTAGTATTGATATTAATACGACACTGTTCCCACAAGTGGATGAATCAGCGTTAACCCGTAATACGCAAACGATTGTTGTACAAGTGAATGGTAAACTTCGTGGTAAGTTAGACGTCGCAGTCGATATCTCTAAAGATGAATTATTGGCTTTAGCAAAAGCACTGCCAGAAGTGCAACAATTCTTAACTGGTCCAACCAAGAAAGAAATTGTCGTTCCGAATAAACTTGTTAATTTAGTGGTTTAA
- a CDS encoding DUF4124 domain-containing protein codes for MKPSYFKTSLYAVATTTLLLCSSQNYAQQYYKWMDANGSTHYTTTPPPKGAKRLDKISTYGSSTQNAIPQKAQQPQNENQPSESQPNQNMTRPPIDEIPQAPAAAPPIQTPVTAPVRVKPNL; via the coding sequence ATGAAACCATCATATTTTAAAACAAGCCTATACGCTGTCGCAACTACGACTCTGCTTCTTTGTTCTAGCCAAAATTATGCTCAGCAGTACTACAAATGGATGGATGCTAATGGTTCAACCCATTACACCACGACGCCTCCACCAAAAGGAGCAAAACGATTAGATAAAATTTCCACTTATGGAAGTAGCACTCAAAATGCAATCCCGCAGAAAGCACAGCAACCTCAAAACGAAAATCAACCGTCTGAAAGTCAACCCAATCAAAATATGACTCGACCACCAATAGATGAAATACCTCAAGCTCCTGCTGCTGCACCACCTATTCAAACACCTGTCACAGCGCCAGTGAGAGTAAAACCAAATCTTTAG
- a CDS encoding acetolactate synthase 3 large subunit has translation MELLSGGEMLVRALADEGVEHVFGYPGGAVLHIYDALFQQDKINHYLVRHEQAAGHMADAYSRVTGKTGVVLVTSGPGATNTVTPIATAYMDSIPMVILSGQVASHLIGEDAFQETDMVGISRPIVKHSFQVRHASEIPAIIKKAFYIAASGRPGPVVVDIPKDATNPAEKFAYEYPEKVKMRSYQPPSRGHSGQIRKAIDELITAKRPIIYTGGGVVQGNASALLTELAHLLGYPVTNTLMGLGAFPGNDPQFVGMLGMHGTYEANMTMHNADVILAIGARFDDRVTNNPAKFCLNAKVIHIDVDPATISKTIMAHIPIVGAVEPVLQEMLAQLKQMNVSKPNPEAIAEWWSQINEWRKVHGLRYEAAQNGEMKPQQVVEALDRVTNGEAIITSDVGQHQMFGANYYKYKRPRQWINSGGLGTMGVGLPYAMAAKLAFPDQQVVCITGEASIQMCIQELSTCKQYGLNVKILCLNNQALGMVKQWQDMNYEGRHSSSYVDSLPDFAKLMEAYGHVGIQINHADELESKLAEAMAINDKCVFINVMVDRTEHVYPMLIAGQSMKDMWLGKGERTA, from the coding sequence TTGGAACTTTTATCTGGTGGTGAAATGCTCGTTCGTGCGCTTGCGGACGAAGGCGTAGAGCATGTTTTTGGTTATCCAGGCGGCGCAGTTTTACATATTTATGATGCGCTTTTTCAACAAGACAAAATTAATCATTACCTTGTACGTCATGAGCAAGCTGCTGGTCATATGGCAGATGCATACTCGCGCGTAACTGGTAAAACAGGTGTTGTTCTTGTGACTTCTGGTCCAGGTGCAACAAATACTGTTACTCCTATTGCAACTGCCTATATGGACTCAATCCCAATGGTGATTTTGTCTGGTCAGGTTGCAAGCCATTTGATTGGAGAGGATGCATTCCAAGAAACAGATATGGTTGGTATTTCTCGTCCAATCGTAAAACACAGTTTCCAAGTGCGTCACGCCAGCGAAATTCCTGCAATTATTAAGAAAGCATTCTATATCGCAGCTTCTGGCCGTCCAGGCCCAGTGGTTGTTGATATTCCTAAGGATGCCACCAATCCAGCAGAAAAATTTGCCTACGAATATCCTGAAAAAGTGAAGATGCGCTCATATCAGCCGCCTTCTCGTGGACATTCAGGTCAAATCCGCAAAGCAATTGATGAGCTGATCACTGCTAAACGCCCAATTATTTATACGGGCGGTGGTGTTGTTCAAGGTAATGCTTCTGCACTATTGACTGAACTTGCGCATCTATTGGGTTATCCAGTAACCAATACATTGATGGGCTTAGGTGCTTTCCCAGGTAATGATCCACAATTTGTGGGTATGTTAGGGATGCATGGTACTTATGAAGCCAATATGACGATGCATAATGCAGACGTGATTTTGGCCATTGGTGCGCGTTTTGATGACCGCGTGACTAATAACCCTGCAAAATTCTGTCTCAATGCGAAAGTGATTCATATTGATGTAGATCCAGCGACCATTTCTAAAACGATCATGGCGCACATTCCTATCGTTGGTGCGGTTGAGCCAGTTCTTCAAGAAATGTTAGCTCAGCTTAAACAGATGAATGTGTCTAAGCCAAATCCAGAAGCAATTGCTGAATGGTGGTCTCAGATTAATGAGTGGCGTAAAGTTCATGGCTTACGCTATGAAGCAGCTCAAAATGGTGAAATGAAACCACAACAAGTGGTGGAAGCGCTTGATCGTGTGACCAATGGTGAAGCGATCATTACGTCTGACGTAGGTCAGCACCAAATGTTTGGTGCAAACTACTACAAATACAAACGTCCACGCCAATGGATTAACTCGGGTGGTCTAGGCACGATGGGTGTTGGTTTACCGTATGCAATGGCAGCGAAGCTTGCATTCCCAGATCAACAAGTCGTGTGTATTACAGGTGAAGCATCAATTCAGATGTGTATCCAAGAATTATCAACATGTAAGCAATATGGCTTAAATGTGAAAATTCTTTGCTTGAATAACCAAGCTTTAGGCATGGTGAAGCAGTGGCAAGACATGAACTATGAAGGGCGTCATTCAAGCTCTTATGTAGATTCTTTACCTGATTTTGCAAAATTGATGGAAGCTTATGGTCATGTAGGTATTCAAATCAATCATGCAGATGAGTTGGAATCTAAACTGGCTGAAGCAATGGCAATTAATGATAAATGTGTATTCATTAATGTCATGGTTGATCGTACAGAACATGTTTATCCAATGTTGATTGCAGGTCAGTCGATGAAAGATATGTGGTTAGGTAAAGGGGAGCGCACGGCATGA